In Candidatus Manganitrophus morganii, the genomic window TGGCGCGAGGGAGAGGATTCCTTGCATGACCGCTTTGCCGGCCCCTTCGCGCGGCGGGTCGAGAAAAATTTGAGAGAACGGCTTCTTCTCTTTGACAGCGCGCCGCACCCCCTCTTCGGAGGCAGAGACTTGAAGGGTGACATTGGTGAGGCCGGCGGTCTGAAGATTCCGTCGGGCGTCCTCCACGGCGGCGCGGTTTCCTTCGACGGCCGTCACCCTCCCCGCGCGTTCAGCAAGGAAGAGGGTAAAATTGCCGATCCCGCTGTAGAGTTCCAAGAGGCGATCGTTCTCGGACGGCGCGGACCAATCGAGGAGCGTTTCGATTAGAAGCCGGTTGACGGCGGGGTTCACCTGCGAGAAGGCGCGCTCGCTGATCCGGAAGCGCTTCTCGAGGACGGTGTCGATCAGGAAATTCTCTCCGAAAACATGCCAGCCCCGCCGGTTGCCGACGACGACCCCCTTTAACGGAAGCGCTTGCCGCACGGTTTCGTAGAAGTGTTCCGCGCGATCCTGCGGAAACTGATCGCCGCGCAGGACAATGAGAAAGTCGCCGGAGGGGAGCGCCTGCAGTTCGATCTCTTCGAGCCGGTCGCGCTGGAGGGAGCGGAGCATCGCTTCAATCGCTGCATTCAGGGGGGCGATGAGAAGCGGGCAGCGGTCGATCGAAACGATTTCATGGCTCTTCTGCCGATAGTAGCCGAGCTCGCCTCGCTCGACCTTAAGTTGTGTCCGGGTCCGATAGTGAAACGGGAGGGGAGAAGGAATGGGTGGAAGGAGATCATACGACGTGATCTTCCCTATTCGCGCCAGGACCTCCCGCATCGCCTCGACTTTGTAGCGAAGCTGCCCTTCTTCCGGGAGGTGCTGGAGCTGGCAGCCCCCGCAGATCGTGAAAACCGGGCAGGGGGCTTCTCTCCGCTCGGGGGAGGGGGTGATGATCCGGACGATCTCCGCCTCGGCGTATTCTTTCTTTTCTCGGACGATTTCCGCTTCGACCGTCTCCCCCGGAAGGGTGTAGGGGACGAAGATCACGCGGCCTTCGTGCCGGGCCAAGCCGTCGCCGCCATGAACGATCTTTTCGATTTGAAGGGAAAGAATACGATTCGGCAAAGCCGGGTCTTTACTCCCCTCCCGGCGCCTCGATGCCGAGGAACTTCATCTTGCGATAAAGGTAGGTGCGCTCGATCTGGAGGGCCTCCGCCGTCTGGTTGACGTTCCAGCTGTTTTCCTGGAGCTTGGCAAGAATGTATTTCTTCTCGAAGACATTGCGCGCCTCTTTGAGCGAGCCGGGCGCGCCCCCCTCCACGGGGGGGAAGGAGTTGTCTTCGGGAGGGAGCCCTTCGGTCACAAATTCGGGGAGATCCTGTGGGAGGATCACCGGCGAGGCGACCATAATCATCAAACGTTCAACGATATTCTTCAGCTCACGGACATTCCCGGGCCAGTGATACCGCTTCAACACGGCAATCGCCTCGGGAGAGAAACGCTTCGGCTTGATCCCCTGCTCCTGCGAGAGCTCTTTGGTAAAATATTCCAGCAGCATCGGGATATCTTCGGCCCGCTCGCGCAGCGGGGGGACATGAAGCGGGATCACGTTCAATCGGTAATAGAGGTCTTCCCGGAAGGTTCCTTTTTTGATCTCCTCGGCGAGGTTCTTGTTCGAGGCGGCGATGACCCGGACGTCGACCTTGACCCGCTCGCTCCCGCCGACCCGGTAATATTCCTGCTCCTGTAGAACGCGGAGGACCTTCGATTGGGTCGCCAGCGCCATATCGGCAATTTCATCCAGAAAGAGGGTCCCGCCGTCGGCGAGCTCGAACTGCCCCTTCTTTTGGTGATTCGCTCCGGTGAACGCCCCCCGCTCGTAGCCGAAGAGCTCGCTTTCGATCAGGGTTTCGGGGATGGCGGCGCAGTTGATTTCGAGAAACGGCTGCGCGCGGCGAGGACTTTGGCTGTGGATCGCGCGGGCAACGAGCTCTTTCCCGGTGCCGTTCTCCCCCGAGATCAAGACGCGGCTCTGCGCCGGCCCCGCCATGCCGATCTGCTCCCGCAATCGGATGATCGTGGGGCTCGCTCCGATCATTTCATTTTTCTTCTCCACCAGCCGCTTGAGGCTGCGGTTTTCCTGCCGGAGCCGAAATTCGGTGAGGGCGTGCTTCACCATCAAGACGACTTTTTGAAGGGAGATCGGTTTCTCGATGTAGTCGTAGGCGCCGAGTTTGATCGTCTTGACGGCGGTCTCGATCGAGCCGTGCCCCGACATCATCACGACAACCAGCTCGGGGAAGAGAACTTTCAGCCGTTTGAGGGTTTCAATCCCATCCGGCTCCGGCATCCAGATATCGAGCAAAACCAGCGCCGGCGGCTGAGATTGAACTTGGCGAATCGCCGCCGCGCCATGCTCCGCGGTGACGACGGTATACCCCTCATCCATCAAGACCCCCGAGAGGGTCGAGAGGATCGAAGGCTCGTCGTCGACGATCAGAATTGTTTCCGACATAGCAACGCTCTCATTAAACAGGAAACTCCACCACAAACGTCGTCCCCTTCGGCTGTCTCGGGACGGCGCGGATCTGGCCGTTGTGATCGATGACGATCCGATGGACGATCGCCAGCCCTAGCCCCGTTCCGGTCTTCTTTCTGGAAAAGTACGGGAGGAAGAGCTTATCGAGATCCTCCGGAGAGATCCCCGATCCCTCGTCGGCGACCTCGATCCGGACCTTCTGCTGCGCCTGGTCGTAGCTGCTCTGAAGGCTCAGGCCCCCTTCGCGGTTCATCGCATCAACGGCGTTGTCGAGAAGGTTCACGAAGAGCCGCTTGATCTGCTCGCGATCGAGGTTGAGGAGAGGAGCCGTCTCATCGAATTGAGCGGAGATCGTGATATCTTTGTGGGCCGATTGATAAAGGACGATGACCTCTTTCAAGATCGGTTCGATCTTCTGAAGCGTCGGCCGGGGGGCCGGCATTCGGGCGAAGTTGGAGAATTCGTCGACCAGATTCTTCAGATCGTGAACCTCGTTGATGACGATCCGCGTCGACTCGTCGAATATTTTATCAAAATCGCTCGAATGCTCATAGTATTTTTTTCTCAGCCGTTCCGCCGAGAGCTGAATCGGCGTCAGCGGGTTTTTGATCTCGTGCGCGATCCGCTGCGCCACCTCCTGCCAGGTGGCGAGCTTCTGCGCCCGGATCAATTCGGACAGATCATCGAAAACGATCACCCCGCCGAGAACCCGTTGATCCTCTCCCTGCAGCAGGGAGACGGCGGTCCGGAGGGTCAAAGACTTCTTCCGGACTTCGAGATGGACCTGCTCCTCCAGCGCGGTTTTCTTGAATCGTTGAATCTTGTCGAGTAGATCGGCCATCGGCTCCAATTTTCGGCAGGAGAAAAACGGAATGTACGCTTCTCCGACCGCTTCGGCGGCGCAGATGTTCAGGATCCGCTCCGCCGAGGGGTTGAAGGTGGTGATGATCCCCTTCTCATTGACCGAGATGACCCCGGCGGCGATGTTTTGAAGGATCCCCTCCATGTAGGCCCGTCGGCTCTCCAGCTCCAGATTCGACTCGGTGAGGGAGCGATTGGCCTCCTTGACCTTTTCCTGAGTCTGTTTGAGGTCGGCCGTCATTTTGTTGAAGGAGTCGACCAGGACCCCCAGCTCGTCGTTGGCTTGAACATCGATTTGAACTGCCAGATCGCCCTGCGCCACCGCTTCGGTCCCCTCCGCCAGCTTCTGGAGCGGGACGGTGATTCCGCGGGCGAGATAGAGACCGAACCAGGTCGCCGAGAAGATGATCAGAAGGACGATAATGAAGAAAGAGAGAATATAGCTCCCCTTGATCGGGTTTTTAAACGCCTTGAGCTGTTTGTAGTCTTCCAGCGCCTTTTTAATCTCCTCCATCTTGCCGACGAAGGAGGAGGGAATACGGGAGTCGACGACGAGAAGGGCGACCACCCGTTCATTTGTCTTAAGAGGAAGGATTCCCCGGATCAGGTCTCCCCGGTGGGTCGATTGAACCGTCGTGATCGGCTCGCCCGCGCGCAGCGCCCGTTGAAGGAGGTCGGTGGCGGGAAAGGGAGCGTTGGGCAGGTCGGGGATCCCTTTTGCGGTCGAGGCGAAGCGATGGAATGCGGGGGTAAAGAGGTGGATCGCCTCGACGGCATACTCCTTCTGACGCGCTTCCAAGGTCCGGGCCAATTCTTCATAAGGCCCTTCCAACAGGTTCCGTTCCTGGATCGTTCGCCCCGTCTGTTGGGCCAGCATGGAGACATGTTCTTCGCTCTTTTGATAATACCCCTGCGCCACCTCCAGCGAGTGGCCGAGCGACTTCTCCACCTGGATCGAAAACCAGTTCTCGATGCTGCTCGTCAAAAGACCGCTGGCAACGATGAAGAGGAGAATCGACGGGATCATCGAGAGGCCGATGAAAGCGGCGACCAGCTTGCTCTTGAAGCTCGACCGTCTCGGCTGCTGACGGCGCTCGAAATAAAGTTTGATCAGATTGCGGGAGAGGAGAAGGATCAGGAGAATGGCAAGGGTGATATTGACGTTGACCAACGTCAGGACCAGGATATTGGTCGAGAAGAGCGCGGGTCCTTCGACCCCTCTGAAAAAGAGGACGGTCAGGGAGACCGAGAGGGCCAAAAAGAGGGCGGTGATCAGAACGGGACGCAACCCCCCCCTTGGTTTCGGCGGCGCTGTTTTTTCAAGATCGGATGCGTTCATCGGTTCAGGCCGAGCCCGGTCTCCTCTGCGGTCCGAACGTCCCCTTCAGACGAATTCGGCCTCTCTTGAGCACTTCCCCTCACCGGATCACTGAGAGCGAGTCGGAATCGGCCCAGGGGGTGTCTATTTCGAGAAAGGGGATGAAGAAGAGAAAATAATCGACATAGAAGGGGAGCTTGGCCGCCTTCATCTGCGATTTGACGCTGACATAATAGCGATTGCGCGATCTGAGAACGCTGACGGGGGCGAGCTTCACCTGGTCGATCTTCGAGACAATCCGTTTCATCGTCTCGAGGTCGTCCACCGTGTTTTCCACCGTCCGTTCTCCCTCCCGCTGGACAACGGCGTACTTTTTCTTCAGCGTGTCGTACTTCACCGTGTAACGGATCGTTTTGGCCAGGATCTCTTCATCAAACCAGCTCTTCTGCTTTCGCTTCAAGAGGAGATAGTAGTAAAAATCTTTCGGAATGCCGTCGTGGATGTCTCTGATGATCTCCCGGTTGAATCCATCCACCAGCTCCGCCGTGACGACGATCTCCTGATTTTTGACCTCGGTGACCACATTCCTGATCCGCTCCGAGCCTGCGGCAAAGAGCCCTTCCGGAACAACGAGGAGGGTCAGGAAAAAAGAGATGAACCACATTTTTTTCGTCATACTTCTATCCGGATCCCATCCTTTTCTGCCACTCCAATTCGAAATCGGCGTAAGGGATAAGAAAGACCTGCTCAAACGCTTTCGGAAAGGGGGTGTTATCGGCCAATCCCTCCAAAAGGAGCTTGATTCGAAAAAAGCCGTACCGATCGATCAGATAAGCGGTCGCGGAGCGGCTCTGTGCGTAAGCCCGCCGTGCGGTCGGCTCATCATACGCCATGAATGTGCCGTGGAGCCTGCCGAGCGGGAGAAGGGGAGGGGTCAGTCGATCTCGGTCGAGCTTTCCCCCTTCTTCGAAGTAGAGGGCCAACCCCTCGTTCAGCCAGGTCGGTGTTTTGCCGCGCGAGAGTTGGTGAACGAGCGCATGGGTGTATTCGTGGTAGACCACCTTTTTCAACAAGGCTTCATTTTCGATCGGGCCCCCGATCGGAAGGTGGATTTTACCATCAAAGAGGGCCTTTGTCCAAGCCGGACTTTGGGTCACGTCCCGAAATTGTTGGTCGGTGTAGAGAACGGCCAGGATGGTCCGGTCGGGATAATAAGAAAAGGTCCTCCCGATTTCTTGATAAGCCTGCTCGAGGAGCTGAATGACCATGCGGGCCCGGTCTTTTTCCTCCCGTCCCTCGAAAAGAAGGTTGAAGTGGAGCGTCTGCGCCTGCTGGAATTGGGAGAAGAGCCGGTGTTCCCGCCGCATCTTCTCCATTCTCGCCGAGAGCGCGGCGTCTCTCGGATCGAGCCGAGAGGCCTTCTCCCACGCTTCAATCGCCTTTTTGAATTCGTTTCGGCTTTCATAAATCTCCCCGAGCAACTTGTAGGCGATCGCCTGCTCCGGATCAAGGGAAATCCCGATCTCCAGCATTCGAAAAGCGTCCCGCTCCTTCTGACGGCGATGGAAAGCAATCGCCGCCCCAAAATAGAAAGCGGCCTCCTTGTCGAATTGCTCGATCGAAGCGGCAAAATGGGGCTCCGCGTCGGCGAAGGCGTTTTGCCGGATCGCCTCCCATCCGAGCTGCGCATGCGCCTGGGCGACGTTTTTGCGGAGAGTGATCTCTTCCGGCTGGAGGGCGAAAGCCTGTTGAAAAAGATCGAGCGCCTCCCGATAGCTCCCTTTGTTGAAGAGGGCGACCCCTTTTTCGTTGAACGTCGCCCAGGGGGGAACCGCTTGATCCGAGGAGGGGGGGGAGACGGAGCCGGGGGGAGAGGGCCGGGAGACCTCGATATCAATCGAAGGAGGCAACGAATCGATCGCGTTTTCATCCGGGGGGCCGTTTTCTTTCTTCGTGGGGGTGAGGAGGTAGAAAAAAAGGAGGAACCCGATTCCGAGGAGGAGCCATCGTTCTTTGGTAGAGAACCGCATTCGTTTCCTAAGTTTCGATTTTCTAGAAGGCGTGCCCGAGGGTGAAATGGATTGCCCAGGGGCTTTCGTCGGCTTCACGGTTTAGCTTGTAGCCCCAGTCGAGCCGAAACGGCCCCACAGGAGTATTATACCGCACGCCAATCCCGGTGGTCGATTTAAGGTCGGAGAAGCGGACATCCCGGTGGTCCAGCCAGACATTGCCGTGATCGAAAAAAAGGACGAGGCCGAACGATCGGGGGAGGGCGATTCGAAGCTCCTCGTTGAAGATCAACATGGCGTTTCCGCCGGTGGGATCCCCGTTGATGATGGTGACCCCTTCCTCCCCGAGCTTGTCCTGATCGTAGCCGCGGACCGTACTGCGCCCCCCCGCGAGAAAGCGCTCCGTCAATGGAATCACCTCGGTCTCGCCGAACCGCTGCGCCACGCCGGCCCTCGCCGAGAAGGCGAAGACGAACCTCGTGAAGAGGGCCTGATACCAGCTGCTCTGGACCGTTGTTTTGACGAACTGCGCCTCGGAGCCGAGGATTTGCGCGGCGTCCTGGACGGTGATCCCGTTCAAGGTTCCGGAGCGGGGATTGAAAGGGTCGTCCCGGGTGTCTCGAATGAGAGAGGGGGTGATGCTCCCGATCGTGACCCGTCCGATATCCTGCGGGGTCAATTGCGCATCCGGGTCGACATTCGTCAGCCGGTTCCGTTCATATTGGTAGACGAGCGATCCCTTGACGGTTTTCGAGAAGCTTTTGTCGACGCCGACGGTGCCGCTGGTCCGCTCCAGATCGTAGGTGCGCTCCTCCCGGTCTTCATAGGCGGCCACCACATGGGCATCGGTGTCGCGAAAGAAAAACCACGGCTCCCGGTAGCTCAGGGTATAGAGTTCCTGGATGCGGCTCCCCTGCGCCCGGGCGGTGAGGCTTCGACCGGTGCCGAAGAGATTCCGATGGGAGAGCTCGAAAAATCCACGGACCCCTTCGAAGTCGGCATAACCCCCGCCGAACTCCACGCCGATGCTGGGGCGTTCCGTCACGGAGAGTTGGAGGTCATGAACCGTCGGTTTGTCTTCGAAGCGAATCGGCTCGAACCGGACCCCCGAGAAGAGGCCGGTTCGATAGAGGCGCTGCTGGCTCGTGAGGATCTGGTCGAAGCTATAAGGATCTCCCTCGCGAATGACGAGCTCACGGAGGAGAACGTGGTCGCGTGTTTTCAGGTTTCCATCGAGAACGATCCGGCCGACGCGGACCTGCTCTCCCTCGGAGAGATCATAGGTGATGTCGGCGGTCGTCTGATCCTCGGAGAAATCGGTGAGCGACTGAACGGAGGCGTAAAGATAGCCCTCCTTTTCATAGGCGGAGAGGAGCTGGCGCGCCCCCTCCCTCACGATCGCTTCATAATAAGGATCTTCCGGCGCGACCCGGAGCGCTTTTTTCAATGTTGTCTCCGACAGGCGTTGATGCCCCTGAAGGGTGATCCGGCCGATCCTGGTTCGAATCCCCTCGTCGATTTTGTAAGTGACCGTGGCGTCGGTTCGGGTGTCGTCATAGTCGATCTCGGGGGCGACGCGCGGGTCTCGGAACCCCTCCCTCTTATAAAAGAGGACCAGGGCGGAGGCATCCTCGTCGAGCTGCTCGCGGGTGTAAAGACTCGACGAGAAGCGACCTTCTTTTTGGAGACGGACGATCTCCCGCAGGCGCTCCGATGAAAAGGAGTGGTTGCCGGAGAATTTGATTTGTCGAATGCGGGTTCGGGAACCGCTTTCGATCTTGAAGCGAACCTCCGTCCGGTTTTCCTCCGGAAAAGGAAGGGCGGAGACGGTCACCTGGACAAAGGGATAACCCGCTCTGCGGTAAAATTCTTCAATCTCCTGGGCGCTCTGCTCGAGCGTGCTCGAATCGTCGCTCCGCTCTTCTTTGATGAGGACCAGCGGCTCCAGTTGTTTCACCGACATGGGACCCCGCCCGTCGAAGTGAAGGTCGATCTTGTTGAAAGCGGCGATCGGGAGGGTGATGTCGACCTCATTGGTCCGCTCAATAAACTCGAGGATCGGCGGACCGACAACGGCCTTCAAGTAGCCCTCGCTATAATAGAATGCTTCGACCCCTTTGATATTTTCTTCAAGTTTGTCGAAGCGATAATACTCCTTCGGCCAGGAGGTGATCATCCGAAGCCTTATTGTGGTGTCTGAAAATTCTTTCTGTCCGGTCAAACGGAGGTTTCTGATTTTGGCCGGATCGCCCTCACGAATGTCGAGTGAGAGATCAACGCTTCTCCGATCGCGAGGGGCTCGTTTGATGCCGGTCGCGAAGCGGGTTTGGAAGTATCCCTTTCTTCGATAGAGCGAGCTCACGTCGGAGAGCGCTTTTTCCCAGCGGGCCTCCGTAAACTCGTCCCCCGGCTTCATCCCGATCACACCGAGAATCTCCTCCTCGGAAACAAAGTAATTTCCGGAGAGGTCGATCG contains:
- the rlmD gene encoding 23S rRNA (uracil(1939)-C(5))-methyltransferase RlmD is translated as MPNRILSLQIEKIVHGGDGLARHEGRVIFVPYTLPGETVEAEIVREKKEYAEAEIVRIITPSPERREAPCPVFTICGGCQLQHLPEEGQLRYKVEAMREVLARIGKITSYDLLPPIPSPLPFHYRTRTQLKVERGELGYYRQKSHEIVSIDRCPLLIAPLNAAIEAMLRSLQRDRLEEIELQALPSGDFLIVLRGDQFPQDRAEHFYETVRQALPLKGVVVGNRRGWHVFGENFLIDTVLEKRFRISERAFSQVNPAVNRLLIETLLDWSAPSENDRLLELYSGIGNFTLFLAERAGRVTAVEGNRAAVEDARRNLQTAGLTNVTLQVSASEEGVRRAVKEKKPFSQIFLDPPREGAGKAVMQGILSLAPQKILYLSCDPATFARDTRILLDRGYLLRRLQPFDMFPQTGHLELLAEIVCV
- a CDS encoding sigma-54 dependent transcriptional regulator, whose amino-acid sequence is MSETILIVDDEPSILSTLSGVLMDEGYTVVTAEHGAAAIRQVQSQPPALVLLDIWMPEPDGIETLKRLKVLFPELVVVMMSGHGSIETAVKTIKLGAYDYIEKPISLQKVVLMVKHALTEFRLRQENRSLKRLVEKKNEMIGASPTIIRLREQIGMAGPAQSRVLISGENGTGKELVARAIHSQSPRRAQPFLEINCAAIPETLIESELFGYERGAFTGANHQKKGQFELADGGTLFLDEIADMALATQSKVLRVLQEQEYYRVGGSERVKVDVRVIAASNKNLAEEIKKGTFREDLYYRLNVIPLHVPPLRERAEDIPMLLEYFTKELSQEQGIKPKRFSPEAIAVLKRYHWPGNVRELKNIVERLMIMVASPVILPQDLPEFVTEGLPPEDNSFPPVEGGAPGSLKEARNVFEKKYILAKLQENSWNVNQTAEALQIERTYLYRKMKFLGIEAPGGE
- a CDS encoding ATP-binding protein; translated protein: MRPVLITALFLALSVSLTVLFFRGVEGPALFSTNILVLTLVNVNITLAILLILLLSRNLIKLYFERRQQPRRSSFKSKLVAAFIGLSMIPSILLFIVASGLLTSSIENWFSIQVEKSLGHSLEVAQGYYQKSEEHVSMLAQQTGRTIQERNLLEGPYEELARTLEARQKEYAVEAIHLFTPAFHRFASTAKGIPDLPNAPFPATDLLQRALRAGEPITTVQSTHRGDLIRGILPLKTNERVVALLVVDSRIPSSFVGKMEEIKKALEDYKQLKAFKNPIKGSYILSFFIIVLLIIFSATWFGLYLARGITVPLQKLAEGTEAVAQGDLAVQIDVQANDELGVLVDSFNKMTADLKQTQEKVKEANRSLTESNLELESRRAYMEGILQNIAAGVISVNEKGIITTFNPSAERILNICAAEAVGEAYIPFFSCRKLEPMADLLDKIQRFKKTALEEQVHLEVRKKSLTLRTAVSLLQGEDQRVLGGVIVFDDLSELIRAQKLATWQEVAQRIAHEIKNPLTPIQLSAERLRKKYYEHSSDFDKIFDESTRIVINEVHDLKNLVDEFSNFARMPAPRPTLQKIEPILKEVIVLYQSAHKDITISAQFDETAPLLNLDREQIKRLFVNLLDNAVDAMNREGGLSLQSSYDQAQQKVRIEVADEGSGISPEDLDKLFLPYFSRKKTGTGLGLAIVHRIVIDHNGQIRAVPRQPKGTTFVVEFPV
- a CDS encoding DUF4390 domain-containing protein: MTKKMWFISFFLTLLVVPEGLFAAGSERIRNVVTEVKNQEIVVTAELVDGFNREIIRDIHDGIPKDFYYYLLLKRKQKSWFDEEILAKTIRYTVKYDTLKKKYAVVQREGERTVENTVDDLETMKRIVSKIDQVKLAPVSVLRSRNRYYVSVKSQMKAAKLPFYVDYFLFFIPFLEIDTPWADSDSLSVIR
- a CDS encoding tetratricopeptide repeat protein, producing MRFSTKERWLLLGIGFLLFFYLLTPTKKENGPPDENAIDSLPPSIDIEVSRPSPPGSVSPPSSDQAVPPWATFNEKGVALFNKGSYREALDLFQQAFALQPEEITLRKNVAQAHAQLGWEAIRQNAFADAEPHFAASIEQFDKEAAFYFGAAIAFHRRQKERDAFRMLEIGISLDPEQAIAYKLLGEIYESRNEFKKAIEAWEKASRLDPRDAALSARMEKMRREHRLFSQFQQAQTLHFNLLFEGREEKDRARMVIQLLEQAYQEIGRTFSYYPDRTILAVLYTDQQFRDVTQSPAWTKALFDGKIHLPIGGPIENEALLKKVVYHEYTHALVHQLSRGKTPTWLNEGLALYFEEGGKLDRDRLTPPLLPLGRLHGTFMAYDEPTARRAYAQSRSATAYLIDRYGFFRIKLLLEGLADNTPFPKAFEQVFLIPYADFELEWQKRMGSG
- the bamA gene encoding outer membrane protein assembly factor BamA — translated: MEVEPAGEEVTVKFILIERRLLSSIDLSGNYFVSEEEILGVIGMKPGDEFTEARWEKALSDVSSLYRRKGYFQTRFATGIKRAPRDRRSVDLSLDIREGDPAKIRNLRLTGQKEFSDTTIRLRMITSWPKEYYRFDKLEENIKGVEAFYYSEGYLKAVVGPPILEFIERTNEVDITLPIAAFNKIDLHFDGRGPMSVKQLEPLVLIKEERSDDSSTLEQSAQEIEEFYRRAGYPFVQVTVSALPFPEENRTEVRFKIESGSRTRIRQIKFSGNHSFSSERLREIVRLQKEGRFSSSLYTREQLDEDASALVLFYKREGFRDPRVAPEIDYDDTRTDATVTYKIDEGIRTRIGRITLQGHQRLSETTLKKALRVAPEDPYYEAIVREGARQLLSAYEKEGYLYASVQSLTDFSEDQTTADITYDLSEGEQVRVGRIVLDGNLKTRDHVLLRELVIREGDPYSFDQILTSQQRLYRTGLFSGVRFEPIRFEDKPTVHDLQLSVTERPSIGVEFGGGYADFEGVRGFFELSHRNLFGTGRSLTARAQGSRIQELYTLSYREPWFFFRDTDAHVVAAYEDREERTYDLERTSGTVGVDKSFSKTVKGSLVYQYERNRLTNVDPDAQLTPQDIGRVTIGSITPSLIRDTRDDPFNPRSGTLNGITVQDAAQILGSEAQFVKTTVQSSWYQALFTRFVFAFSARAGVAQRFGETEVIPLTERFLAGGRSTVRGYDQDKLGEEGVTIINGDPTGGNAMLIFNEELRIALPRSFGLVLFFDHGNVWLDHRDVRFSDLKSTTGIGVRYNTPVGPFRLDWGYKLNREADESPWAIHFTLGHAF